A genomic region of Candidatus Dormiibacterota bacterium contains the following coding sequences:
- a CDS encoding thiamine pyrophosphate-dependent dehydrogenase E1 component subunit alpha, whose translation FARREDPNSAGRQMPGHFGSRRLHIVTGGSPVATQLLHAAGVALASKQRKEDAVTAVYFGEGSASQGDTHEAMNFAGIHKLAVVFVCENNGYAISVPQSHQMAIENVADRAAGYGFPGVVVDGNDVLACYEAARQAVERARRGEGPTLIEVKTYRFTAHSSDDDDKRYRPAEEVAIWRQKDPIHRYATYLRDAGILRDAVEEEITERVSQQVDEATEYAEQAPDPTADDLTTFVYKQELTP comes from the coding sequence TCTTTGCCCGGCGTGAGGATCCGAACAGCGCCGGCCGGCAGATGCCCGGACACTTCGGCAGCCGCCGGCTCCACATCGTGACCGGCGGCAGTCCGGTGGCCACCCAGTTGCTGCACGCCGCCGGCGTGGCGCTCGCCTCCAAGCAACGGAAGGAGGATGCGGTCACGGCCGTCTACTTTGGCGAGGGGAGCGCCAGCCAGGGCGACACCCACGAGGCGATGAACTTCGCCGGTATCCATAAGCTGGCCGTGGTCTTTGTCTGCGAGAACAACGGCTACGCCATCTCGGTGCCGCAGTCCCACCAGATGGCCATCGAGAACGTTGCGGACCGCGCGGCGGGATATGGCTTCCCCGGGGTTGTGGTCGACGGCAACGACGTCCTCGCCTGCTACGAAGCCGCGCGGCAGGCGGTCGAGCGCGCCCGCCGCGGCGAGGGGCCGACCCTGATCGAGGTCAAGACCTACCGCTTCACCGCTCACTCCAGCGACGATGACGACAAGCGGTACCGGCCGGCGGAAGAGGTTGCGATCTGGCGGCAGAAGGATCCGATCCATCGCTACGCCACCTACCTTCGCGACGCCGGCATCCTCCGCGATGCCGTCGAGGAGGAGATCACCGAGCGGGTCAGCCAGCAGGTCGACGAGGCCACCGAATACGCCGAGCAGGCGCCCGACCCAACGGCCGACGACCTCACCACCTTTGTCTACAAGCAGGAGCTGACGCCCTGA